The genomic DNA AGGACAATCCTTCAATATGTATAGCTTTATAGGATTGATCCTGCTCTTGGGACTTGTGAAGAAGAACTCAATTCTTTTGGTGGAATTTGTGAATCATGTGAGAGGGGAAGGGAAGAATATTGCGGATGCCATCCGAATCGGGTGCCCTGTCCGTTTAAGACCGGTGCTTATGACAACATTCTCTTCGATTGCGGCCGCTATCCCTCCTGCTTTGGCTTTGGGCCCGGGAGCGGAAACTAGGATCCCGATGGCGATCACCATTTTAGGCGGTTTGATCGTTTCTACATTGATCACATTGGTGGTAGTTCCAGCCGCTTATTATCTTATGGAAAATGAGAAAGATGAAGTACGTAGATACTCTTAAGAATTATAAAAAATTAATATTCTCTATCCTTGCTTGTTTATTTTTTTGGGAATGTGCCTCCACTCCGGAAGTGAAAGTCGCGGACGGAGTAGTGGAAGAAAGTCTAAAAAATATAACAGGGATCACTACCCAGGATGTGGAAAAAACGATCGCAAAAGAAACATTCAGTCTGGATGATCTCTATATTCTCGCAGTAGAAAGAACGGAAAGGATCGCGCTAAAGAACGAAGCGACAGAGCAAGCTTTGGCACAGAAGGACAAGGCATTTGCAGGTTTTATGCCTACTCTTTCTTATGTGTTTAACAAATTTTACTCTGTTCCCGGTCATACGCAGCAGCCCTCTATAGTAGATAATTATAAAACATATAAGGCGATCCAAAGTGGAGATCCTCTTTCTTTATTACCCTCTTCAACTTCCGGAAGCAATCTTCCTCCTACAGTGGGAGCGGGTTCTCGTTTGTTGTTGAGTATTCCGATCTCTGCCGGACTTTCTTCTTACCAAGATTACAGAGCATCCAAAAGTTTGGCCGAACAAAGAAGATTAGAAGCAAAACACGAAGCAGGCAGAATGTATCTGGAGATTGCACAGGCCTACTTCAACTTTTTACAATTGGAAGAAAGTGTTAAAATTTCCCAAGAAGCATATGAGTTAAACCAAGACTCTTTGCAGGAAAGAAAAAGAATGTATGCAGTAGGAAGGATCATGAGATCGGACCTTCTGAATTCGGAAACAAGTCTTTCCAATGCGGAAGCGGTTCTTGCAGATGCAAAATTCCAATTGGAACAGGTGCGTATTACGTTAGCCACTATGGTTGGTTATGAAAAGCCGATCTCTGTTGCAGGATTCAAAGCAGAATTGGAACCTCTCCCAACGGGTATGGAACCGGAAGAATATTTAGCAAAAAGATATGATGTTCTTTCAGCCTTTCAAAGTGTTAAGGTAGCGGATGCACAGAAGGACAAGGCTTGGGTAGGTTTTGCTCCTACGATCGCATTAAATAATTATTATTCTTTTCCTTATCCCGGCCAAACACATTCAAAAGATATTACTGCTCAGTTGCAGATTACAATGCCTTTGACCCCATTTTCTCAAATGGCTGATCTAAAAGCAGCGGACTCTGCAAAGAAACAGGCAAAACTTACTGCTTCTCAAACAAGAAGGATTGCTACTCAGGAAATCCGAAATGCTTTCGAAAGTTTTAAGAACTCTCAAAAGATATTAGCGATATACCAAAAGGCATTTGTATCCGCTCAAGAAACATCTCAAAGCCAGGCAAGTGGTTATCGTTCCGGTAGAAATAGTAGGATCGAAGCGATTGCTTCCAGGATTTCTATGTTAAATGCAGAAATCACGTATCGCAAAATGTTGCATCAACATTCTTTGAATCGTATCGCTCTTGGAGTTGCGATCGGAGAAATTCCTCATCTCCCTGGAGAAAAAAAGGAAGAATAAAGAAACGGCCGACGATCGCCGGCCGTTTTTCTTTTTAAACTGCCGCAGCAGCTTGCCTATTCGCTCTTTCTAAACGTAATAGATTCCCTTCTGCGATAGCTAAAGAATCTATATTATAATCTTGTGAATGTTTGGTTCTCTGTTTTTTCAAATCTCCATCCACTTGACCCAGAGATTTTTCTAAAAGCATTCCAGCCACAAATCTTGCTGCGATCTCTACGGTTTCGAAAGCGAGTTCGTCTTTTGTAAAACCATCTCCTATCGATTTGTAAGAATGAACCGCTTGTTCCAATTTTTCCCAAAGAGATCTAAGATCTGTAGAAGGAGAAAATTTGGACATTTCTTCTTCTGCGTAAGCTCTTAGTTGTCCACTCGCAGACATTCCGGAAACTACTCCTCCGATTGCGGCGACGATCTGTAATTGAGTTGTACCTTCGTAGATTGTAGTGATCCTGCTATCTCTGTAGATCCTCGCTACATCGTAATCCTCAGTGTATCCACTTCCACCATGGATTTGGATTGCATCTGATGCAAGAGCCACACAACCTTCGGAGGCATAATATTTACTCATAGGAGTGAATAAGTCTGCGAGTTTTTCCCAGCGACGGATTGTTTCGTCTTGGTTTACATCTCTCTCGCTTTTACCTTCTTCTTTGAGCATTCTTTCTTTTTTCCAATGATAAAGATCGATCGCTCTTCCTGTTTCTGAAACAAGACATCGTGTGGCTAAAATTTCTCTTTCCATCTTGTCCAAAATTTTTCGGACTGCAGGTATCTTCTCTATCGGCTTGCCGAATTGTATTCTTTCAGAAGCGTATTTTTTTGCTTCGAAATAAGCGGCAGTTCCAATTCCTAAAGATTGGGTTGCGATTGTTAGCCTTGCAGCATTCATCATTCCCATAGAATATTTCACAAGACCGTAACCAGTTTTTCCGATCAGAAGCCCCGGGGAATTTTCGAAAACGACTTCGCAAGTAGGAGAACAATGTAATCCCATTTTATGCTCTATTCCCGCGACATGAACATCTTTACCTTGTACTAAAAAGAATGAAAGACCTCTTGCTCCACTTTCCGGACTTCCTGTTCTGGCTAACGTAAGAATTACGGAAGGAGAATCCACATATCCGCAGGCATGAGTGATAAAACGTTTTGCTCCGTTAATTCTCCATGTACCGTCGGGATCTTGAGTGGCTCTGGTCTGCACGTTAGGAAGATCCGAGCCATAGTTAGGTTCAGTTAAGGCCATGGCTGCGCTGAATTTTCCTGCGGCGATTTGAGGCAACCATTCATTGCACATTTCTTCGGACGCAAATCTTTCCATGATCTCGACTATATTAATATTTCCGTATGCTAGACAAAACGCCGCATCTGCTCTTGCGGCTATCTCACACATCATGGATTGCACAGTCGCAGGCAAACCTAAACCTCCATATTGTCTGGAGATGGAGATAGGCATAAGTCCTGCATCTTTTAAGGTTTTATAACATTCTTCCTGTGCCTTCGGGAAAGTGACTTTGCCGTTCTCATATTTTAAACCGGTTTGGTCCATTTCCTTACTACGAGGAGCTACAAAGTCTCCCATAATTTCTCCCAAGGCATCTACGGTAGATTTATAATAATCTATTGCTTCCTGCACTGTAGAAGGTGCATATGCAAATCTTTCGTCGTTAGTCTGCTTGTATTTGGCGGCGTCATGAAAATCGCCTTCGTACGCTGCTATGATCTCCTTCCAATCTATAAGATTATCAAAATGAGTTTGTAAGTCGGTATTGTCCTGGAAATAGTTTCCCTGAATCATTTGTATGCTCCCTGTCGCTTAGAGGTATTTAGGTGTACTTCTTTATTAAGCTTGTGTCAAGTATTACCCATACTTCCTTTCCATAATAGAAACTTTGGTTTGTAATACGAACGAAGGATAAGGAACCGAACAGGTGTTTGGAAGAATGTTTGAGCTTTACAACTTGAACAAACGAGAATATTTTTACTCTTCAGGGACCTCAGGGATTCCTTCCAAAAGTAACCTTTTTCAGATCTGGACCGAAGTATTTGGCGAGGTTAGGATCATGAGTAAAATCGGACTAAGTATCGGTTTTGTATGTTTACTAGGATATGCTTTTTCAGGATGCTCCGATTCTGTAGGAGCTCCAAATGAGAAGAAAGGAGGTAAGATGAAATACGAAGTGCAGAAGTCAGAGGAAGAATGGAAAAAAGTCCTAAGTTCCGAACAATACCGGATCATCAGAGAAAAAGGTACAGAAAGAGCGTTTACCGGGGAATATTATTATAATAAAGAAAAAGGAAAATACCTATGCGCTGCTTGCGGTGCAGAATTATTCAGTTCGGATACAAAGTACGAATCAGGAAGCGGCTGGCCTTCTTTTTATAAACCTGCTGCAGACAAGTCAGTCCAATCCGAAACGGATACAAGCCATGGAATGACTCGCACAGAAGTTCTATGTGCCAGATGTGGAGGTCATTTAGGACATGTATTCCCCGATGGACCTGAGCCGACCGGGCTAAGATACTGTATTAATTCAGCTTCTTTAAAATTTAAGAAAGATTAGGATGAAAAAGGTCTGCAAAATTCTGTTTGCGCCTCGGAGCTGAGAATGGATTCTACCGTAGGGCGGGATATTCGCCCGCGGCAGAAACCGAATGAAGAGAGACCATCTTACTTACCTTCCCGAAAAAGGGAATATCCGTCCTGTAATCGTACAGCATTTAGCCGAGATCTATCACCATATATATTATTTTTTCTGTCATATTCTGGGGATCTTTATAGAGCTTCCGGATCATACCGAAGGATACAAACGCCCGATCGTTTGTGTTTCCGGATTTTTAGGAAGAGGCCTAACTTGGACCGCAATGCGCAAGCATCTAATCTCTCTTGGACATCCGGTGTATGTGGTTCCGCTTGGATTCCAAACTGGAAATATTCGTAAAAAAAGTAAGATACTTGAGAATTTCTTAATAGAGAAAAACATCAAAGATTGTTATCTGATCTGTCATTCTATGGGCGGGCTTATTGCTGCAGGTTTAAGTTATAAAGGAAGAGATAGGGTCCGAAAAATATTCGTGGTAGGTTCTCCTATGCACGGAACTTATATGGCATACCTCGCACCAATCTTTCCTTGCACCTGGCAGATGATGCCTGGATCCAAATTGGTGAAAGAAGTTGTAGAAACTTATTCAAAATTTCATAATGTACAGGCAGTGTTTACAAAGGGAGAAGGTATCGTCCGTCCTTGGGAAAGCGCTACTCTCGGCCATTTTGATGATGTAGAGATCCCTGAATACGGACACTTGAATTTATATTTAGGGCCACTAGGAATAGAGTGTTTAGGCTCCTTGGTAACTTCAGAAGAGAAGAAGGACCCACTTCCTATCAAACAAAAGCCTGCTGCTAAGGAAGAAGTGAAGAAGGAGACAGTTGCATCTGTACCTTCTAAAAAAGTTTCTCCTAAAAAGACTGTGACTAAGAAAGCAAGTCCTGCTAAAAAGAAAACGGCTAAAGTTTCTCCTAAAAAAGCGAAACCTAAGAAGAAACGTTAAACTAAGACTGATCTTCCGATAGAACGATAAAAGAATCTGACTCGTGTAAGGTAAAAAATTCCAACTTATCCGGGATCAAATATACTCCATAACCTTTGGATTCGTCTGTTTCTTCTGAAACGATACGTATCCCGAAACAGGTTTCCTTTCTTTGTTGGGCCGCTAACATACAGTCTGCAAAATTCACACGTTTTGGAAAGTCCTCAAAATATAAAAATGCAGGTTTAAGATAGATTTCACTTCCGTTCGGATCGAATAGGCTATCGTAGACTCTCATAACGTCCGGTTCTTGGGAAACTTGGGCCATCATTTTGGAAACGAATTGGTTCGAGATCAAAAAGTCTTTCACTCCTGTTTCCAAAACCAACTCAGTGTTTTCAGAATTCATAATTTCAGTGATTAGCTGAGTTTCCACCCTTTTAGCGCCTGCCTGATGTTTCTTCTTGAAGTATTGGCGAAACCTTAACAAAAGAGAGATAGTCCTTGCGTCAACTTCCTCAATGTTCTCCTTCTCCTCGGCTAAGAATA from Leptospira hartskeerlii includes the following:
- a CDS encoding TolC family protein; the encoded protein is MKYVDTLKNYKKLIFSILACLFFWECASTPEVKVADGVVEESLKNITGITTQDVEKTIAKETFSLDDLYILAVERTERIALKNEATEQALAQKDKAFAGFMPTLSYVFNKFYSVPGHTQQPSIVDNYKTYKAIQSGDPLSLLPSSTSGSNLPPTVGAGSRLLLSIPISAGLSSYQDYRASKSLAEQRRLEAKHEAGRMYLEIAQAYFNFLQLEESVKISQEAYELNQDSLQERKRMYAVGRIMRSDLLNSETSLSNAEAVLADAKFQLEQVRITLATMVGYEKPISVAGFKAELEPLPTGMEPEEYLAKRYDVLSAFQSVKVADAQKDKAWVGFAPTIALNNYYSFPYPGQTHSKDITAQLQITMPLTPFSQMADLKAADSAKKQAKLTASQTRRIATQEIRNAFESFKNSQKILAIYQKAFVSAQETSQSQASGYRSGRNSRIEAIASRISMLNAEITYRKMLHQHSLNRIALGVAIGEIPHLPGEKKEE
- a CDS encoding acyl-CoA dehydrogenase family protein, whose amino-acid sequence is MIQGNYFQDNTDLQTHFDNLIDWKEIIAAYEGDFHDAAKYKQTNDERFAYAPSTVQEAIDYYKSTVDALGEIMGDFVAPRSKEMDQTGLKYENGKVTFPKAQEECYKTLKDAGLMPISISRQYGGLGLPATVQSMMCEIAARADAAFCLAYGNINIVEIMERFASEEMCNEWLPQIAAGKFSAAMALTEPNYGSDLPNVQTRATQDPDGTWRINGAKRFITHACGYVDSPSVILTLARTGSPESGARGLSFFLVQGKDVHVAGIEHKMGLHCSPTCEVVFENSPGLLIGKTGYGLVKYSMGMMNAARLTIATQSLGIGTAAYFEAKKYASERIQFGKPIEKIPAVRKILDKMEREILATRCLVSETGRAIDLYHWKKERMLKEEGKSERDVNQDETIRRWEKLADLFTPMSKYYASEGCVALASDAIQIHGGSGYTEDYDVARIYRDSRITTIYEGTTQLQIVAAIGGVVSGMSASGQLRAYAEEEMSKFSPSTDLRSLWEKLEQAVHSYKSIGDGFTKDELAFETVEIAARFVAGMLLEKSLGQVDGDLKKQRTKHSQDYNIDSLAIAEGNLLRLERANRQAAAAV
- the msrB gene encoding peptide-methionine (R)-S-oxide reductase MsrB, translated to MKYEVQKSEEEWKKVLSSEQYRIIREKGTERAFTGEYYYNKEKGKYLCAACGAELFSSDTKYESGSGWPSFYKPAADKSVQSETDTSHGMTRTEVLCARCGGHLGHVFPDGPEPTGLRYCINSASLKFKKD
- a CDS encoding alpha/beta hydrolase codes for the protein MKRDHLTYLPEKGNIRPVIVQHLAEIYHHIYYFFCHILGIFIELPDHTEGYKRPIVCVSGFLGRGLTWTAMRKHLISLGHPVYVVPLGFQTGNIRKKSKILENFLIEKNIKDCYLICHSMGGLIAAGLSYKGRDRVRKIFVVGSPMHGTYMAYLAPIFPCTWQMMPGSKLVKEVVETYSKFHNVQAVFTKGEGIVRPWESATLGHFDDVEIPEYGHLNLYLGPLGIECLGSLVTSEEKKDPLPIKQKPAAKEEVKKETVASVPSKKVSPKKTVTKKASPAKKKTAKVSPKKAKPKKKR